The stretch of DNA ATTAGTACATCAGGCACAATTCATGGGTTCCATTCTATCCACATCACCCACCGATCATCCAGATGCTTGCCTCCTATCCTCTCTGCGTTGCCGTACAGACCTCGGCTTGACAAAGATGTGACTTTGCATCTCCTACATGCTAATATGGAAACAGATAGCTGCCTAGCTATGAGCCTAGCAGCCATCCAGCCTACAGTGAGCGAGATAGGGAGAGAATTTTTAGTGGTTAGCATCATTCCCGGCCATAGGGATATTTTACATAGTACTCCCTTCCATTACATCACGCATCTTGTCATCACATACCCCCATGCCCGTCGTCTCATCTGCATATAACTAATTACCCCGGCCGGGGCAGCAATGGCGTGACGCGACGCGTGGATTAATCTTGGTGTGTTCCTGTCATGCAGGGCTGAAGCGCACCGGCAAGAGCTGCCGCCTCCGGTGGCTCAACTACCTTCGCCCCGACCTTCGGCGCGGCAACATCACGCCGCAGGAGCAGCTGCTCATCCTCGAGCTGCACTCGCGCTGGGGCAACCGCTGGTCCAAGATCGCGCAGCACCTCCCCGGCCGCACCGACAACGAGATCAAGAACTACTGGCGCACGCGCGTGCAGAAGCACGCCAAGCAGCTCAAGTGCGACGTCAACAGCCAGCAGTTCAAGGACGTGATGCGCTACCTCTGGATGCCCCGCCTCGTCGAGCGCATccaggccgccgcggccggcgccgccggggcggcggggcaggtgcaggccggcgccgccgacacGCCGCCGCTGTCCTCGTCGTGGCAGCACGGCGCCGACGACGGCCTCTACGCGTCGCCCGAGCTGCCCGCCGACGCCTGCTGGTCCGCAGAGTACTACGGCACGGCCGCCGGCGATCACCAGCTGCTGAACAACCCCGCCGTCCCGGAGCTGTCGAGCACCACGGCCGGCTCGTCCTCTCCGTCCTCGGACTCCGGCGCGGGGGCGCAGCCCTGGCTCGCGCCCGTGGGTGGAGCGGAGTGGTTCACCACCGCCTGCgacgcctccagcgccgccgtcgccatgcaCGACGCCGTCCTGgccgggcagcagcagcagcagcagccgtgcCTGCTCGGGGAGACGTGGACGTCCTCCGAGCTCCCGGAGCTCGGCGTCGCGGACTTCGAGATCGGCAGCTTCGACGTGGAGAGCATCTGGAGCATGGACGACAACTTGTGGTACACGCAGAGGCAGGGCGTGTGAACTGAAGCCAGCACGGCGGCATGGAGCTCCGATCCACACGGCATCGGCGGTGGACACATGCGCCTGCGCGTTGGATACAATCAGCCGCCGGGGACGCCCAGCGCAGAGCAGAGGTA from Panicum virgatum strain AP13 chromosome 9K, P.virgatum_v5, whole genome shotgun sequence encodes:
- the LOC120652571 gene encoding transcription factor MYB2-like — protein: MDMAHERDASSEEEVMAGELRRGPWTVEEDLLLVNYVASHGEGRWNSLARSAGLKRTGKSCRLRWLNYLRPDLRRGNITPQEQLLILELHSRWGNRWSKIAQHLPGRTDNEIKNYWRTRVQKHAKQLKCDVNSQQFKDVMRYLWMPRLVERIQAAAAGAAGAAGQVQAGAADTPPLSSSWQHGADDGLYASPELPADACWSAEYYGTAAGDHQLLNNPAVPELSSTTAGSSSPSSDSGAGAQPWLAPVGGAEWFTTACDASSAAVAMHDAVLAGQQQQQQPCLLGETWTSSELPELGVADFEIGSFDVESIWSMDDNLWYTQRQGV